One genomic region from uncultured Cohaesibacter sp. encodes:
- a CDS encoding methyl-accepting chemotaxis protein, translating into MDTSSKDNAGLVRLMGDLNGLGQDMADVAGEVEMINMETEACFQSLSQLVSASSEVQKTNDQILDSASRSFAIAEQTSSDVGRSRQMSETTLEKVGELMQAITGISEQLQGLQTAFSSVRDVAGVIDAIARQTNLLALNATIEAARAGEAGKGFAVVATEVKALASQTSKATETIGATLSDLDSEAQALISLSDEATSFMGEVESSTASMQDVIQDLDQAFSTIREASASIETQVSENNSSLGSLVGDVDAVHKAFDLTHSGLNKASKRLLQSVAKSDKMIAETSLDGVETENTFCIQSIQRLAGEIGQAFEEEVKAGRISLADLFDSSYTPIPGTKPEQVMTPFTEMTDRVMPQFQEPIVAENDNVVFVAAVDKNGYLPTHNKAFSKPQGDDPVWNAANCRNRRIFDDRVGLAAGKNTEPFLLQTYRRDMGGGNYVLMKDVSAPIYVQGRHWGGLRMGYRVT; encoded by the coding sequence ATGGACACATCTTCAAAAGACAATGCTGGCCTTGTCAGGCTGATGGGAGACCTCAATGGTTTGGGGCAGGATATGGCCGATGTGGCCGGGGAAGTCGAAATGATCAATATGGAAACAGAAGCCTGTTTCCAATCCCTGTCGCAACTGGTCTCAGCTTCGAGCGAAGTGCAGAAGACCAACGATCAGATTCTGGATTCCGCAAGCCGGTCCTTTGCCATTGCCGAACAGACCTCCAGTGATGTCGGGCGTAGTCGCCAGATGTCTGAGACGACGCTTGAAAAGGTGGGTGAACTGATGCAGGCGATCACCGGCATCAGCGAGCAGTTGCAGGGGTTGCAGACCGCCTTTTCGTCCGTGCGGGATGTGGCCGGTGTGATCGATGCAATCGCGCGACAGACCAACCTTCTGGCGCTTAATGCCACCATCGAAGCTGCCCGAGCTGGCGAGGCTGGCAAGGGGTTTGCCGTGGTGGCAACCGAAGTGAAAGCGCTGGCCAGCCAGACCAGCAAGGCGACCGAGACGATTGGGGCGACCCTGAGCGATCTCGATAGCGAGGCACAGGCGCTCATATCTCTCAGCGATGAAGCGACCAGCTTCATGGGAGAGGTGGAAAGCAGCACTGCCTCGATGCAAGACGTCATACAGGATCTGGATCAGGCCTTCTCGACAATCCGTGAGGCGTCGGCTTCCATCGAAACGCAGGTCTCCGAGAATAACAGCTCACTTGGGAGCCTTGTGGGGGATGTGGATGCGGTGCACAAGGCCTTTGATCTTACCCATTCCGGTCTCAACAAGGCCAGCAAGCGGCTTTTGCAGTCTGTGGCCAAGTCCGACAAGATGATCGCGGAAACCTCCCTTGACGGGGTGGAGACGGAAAATACCTTCTGTATCCAATCTATTCAGCGTTTGGCCGGAGAGATCGGGCAGGCCTTTGAAGAAGAGGTCAAAGCAGGGCGCATTTCCCTTGCTGATCTGTTTGACTCCTCCTACACGCCGATTCCGGGAACCAAACCCGAGCAGGTGATGACGCCTTTCACCGAAATGACCGATCGCGTCATGCCACAGTTTCAGGAGCCGATTGTGGCTGAGAATGACAATGTGGTCTTTGTGGCGGCCGTCGATAAAAACGGCTACCTGCCAACCCACAACAAGGCCTTTTCCAAGCCGCAAGGCGATGATCCTGTCTGGAATGCCGCCAATTGCCGCAACCGTCGCATCTTTGATGACCGGGTTGGGCTGGCCGCCGGGAAGAATACCGAGCCCTTCCTGCTGCAAACCTATCGCCGGGATATGGGCGGCGGCAATTATGTTCTGATGAAGGATGTTTCCGCTCCGATTTATGTGCAGGGGCGTCATTGGGGCGGGTTGCGTATGGGATACAGGGTGACCTGA
- the znuA gene encoding zinc ABC transporter substrate-binding protein ZnuA — protein sequence MKNRTKRTMLAAVSALFLSTTAYHAANAAPKVATSIAPVYSITAAIMKDIGTPSLLIDQATSPHSAKLRPSDAKALQEADLVIWIGENLTPSLEKPVETLPAKAQILTLGELDGLIELEVRTGGNWEKHVHAHGDHHDHEGHDHDHEEHDHDHGGHDPHVWLDPQNGLTMAKAITAALSKLDAENADKYAANEKAFEEKLTSEISGIKAELAAIKGKPYIVFHDAYQYYENRFGISAVGSVMLQPGVAPGAARVKEIRAKLKDLNVVCIMAEPQFSDKILTTLIEGTDTKIGQLDPVGTNLDLGPDLYTNLMRYNADKLTECLK from the coding sequence ATGAAAAACAGAACCAAACGAACCATGCTCGCTGCCGTATCGGCTTTGTTTCTCTCGACAACCGCCTATCATGCCGCTAACGCAGCCCCAAAGGTCGCCACATCTATTGCGCCAGTCTATTCAATCACGGCAGCAATCATGAAAGATATCGGCACTCCAAGCCTGCTGATTGATCAGGCCACGTCTCCGCATTCCGCGAAACTTCGTCCTTCGGACGCCAAGGCTTTGCAAGAAGCAGACCTCGTTATTTGGATTGGTGAAAACCTGACACCAAGCCTGGAAAAACCTGTCGAAACCCTTCCTGCGAAGGCGCAGATCCTCACATTGGGCGAGCTGGATGGCCTGATCGAACTAGAGGTTAGAACCGGCGGCAATTGGGAAAAGCATGTTCACGCCCACGGAGATCACCACGATCATGAGGGACACGATCACGACCATGAGGAACACGATCATGACCACGGTGGACATGACCCTCATGTGTGGTTGGATCCGCAGAATGGCCTGACAATGGCCAAGGCCATTACAGCTGCACTCAGCAAGCTTGATGCTGAAAACGCAGACAAATATGCCGCCAACGAAAAGGCGTTTGAAGAAAAGCTGACCAGCGAGATCTCTGGCATCAAAGCAGAACTGGCCGCGATCAAGGGCAAGCCCTATATCGTGTTCCATGACGCCTATCAATATTACGAAAACCGCTTTGGCATTTCAGCCGTTGGTTCTGTGATGCTTCAGCCCGGCGTTGCTCCCGGAGCTGCGCGGGTCAAAGAAATTCGTGCAAAACTCAAGGATCTCAATGTGGTTTGCATCATGGCCGAACCGCAATTTTCCGACAAAATCCTCACCACTCTGATTGAGGGCACTGACACGAAGATCGGTCAGCTTGATCCGGTTGGCACAAATCTCGATCTTGGCCCCGATCTCTATACCAATCTGATGCGTTATAACGCTGACAAGCTAACCGAATGCTTGAAATAA
- the ppk2 gene encoding polyphosphate kinase 2: MTLSFDLDDPVFPEKIEKEIMQSGGYPYKSKLKRKKYEKELEALQIELVKAQEWVKETGERVVCVFEGRDAAGKGGCIKVLTQYTNPRNVRSVALSKPSDVERGQWYFQRYAAQLPTRGEIVLFDRSWYNRAGVEPVMGFSTPEQTEKFLVDAPRFEKMVRDSGTRLFKFWLNIGREMQWKRFHDRRHSPLKHWKLSPIDLEALEKWDDYTEARNRMLKETHKDHSPWIVIRANDKRRARLNMLRYLLNELPYPKKDQSLLEPIDPKILGFGYDFLKDGD, from the coding sequence ATGACGTTATCATTTGATCTGGACGATCCGGTATTTCCCGAAAAAATTGAAAAAGAAATTATGCAAAGCGGGGGGTATCCCTATAAGAGCAAACTCAAGCGCAAGAAATATGAAAAGGAACTGGAGGCTCTGCAAATCGAGCTGGTGAAGGCGCAGGAGTGGGTGAAAGAAACCGGTGAGCGCGTTGTCTGCGTGTTCGAAGGGCGCGATGCTGCGGGCAAGGGAGGCTGCATCAAGGTGCTGACCCAATATACCAACCCAAGAAATGTGCGCTCTGTAGCGCTTTCCAAGCCCAGCGATGTCGAGCGCGGGCAATGGTATTTTCAGCGCTATGCGGCGCAACTGCCCACGCGTGGCGAAATCGTTTTGTTCGATCGCTCCTGGTATAACCGTGCAGGTGTTGAGCCGGTGATGGGATTCAGTACGCCTGAGCAGACGGAGAAATTTCTTGTGGATGCGCCGCGCTTTGAGAAGATGGTGCGCGACAGTGGGACGCGGCTGTTTAAGTTTTGGCTCAATATTGGCCGGGAAATGCAGTGGAAACGGTTCCATGATCGCCGCCATAGTCCGCTGAAGCATTGGAAGCTTTCGCCGATTGATCTGGAGGCTTTGGAAAAATGGGACGACTATACAGAAGCCCGCAATCGTATGCTCAAGGAGACGCACAAGGATCATTCACCATGGATCGTCATTCGCGCCAATGACAAGCGTCGCGCCCGGCTTAATATGTTGCGCTATTTGCTCAACGAGCTGCCTTATCCGAAGAAAGACCAATCCTTGCTTGAGCCGATTGATCCCAAGATTCTCGGGTTTGGCTATGACTTCCTCAAAGATGGGGATTGA
- a CDS encoding DUF3772 domain-containing protein — MAHFNPVHRFLIIANLTICLLLAALSVAGAQTTPTSTSNGTESLIARLDQIEATLSQTSLSDKTYAELRTELSAIKTEATAQKDRLEPQLQEAQARFDALKPATAEQDSEAKTDSQSTTLTDSLQLQQSADNEQDASETPSAEAAAAPPAIAGTNSETEELAKRRTELETHISELDAQLKLVTSTLVRAEQLSNRITLARQQRFTNQLLERSNSILDPTLWVKGLTGLATTWRVTVTLMSDWGSYLSTKGSEQIWQILATLTFVFLLIFGPLRILLFTGLSRLASLESPTALQRSYFASWAVLVYTIFPISIFWALTLILSNANLLPGRIEILFQHLSFVVFAGSLSYGLARVLLAPGRPSYRPLNLETGDATRLFSIALALTITFMVETLFDEVDELLFAPLETTIFVNGVASFLVAILVSLGLRMLIAAQPENDGTTVLEEEKQGGFSLPRFIRFLQPLIWLICLITAAAPILGYVSLGAFVAEQLGRLFVILGLLGIFSALIDNFLLEHLNSAEGPKKRISKAIGVSTSAVNQLGVLLNGIVRIFLYITAALLIFTPWGVESTDFITSLQNAIFSVKLGDLTISPINIVGALVVFIIAIVLLKSVERWIEQRWLPATNLDSGLKSSIQTSLGYLGVIIAAMISFSYVGLDLSNIALVAGALSVGIGFGLQSIVNNFVSGLILLVERPIKTGDWVVVGADQGYIKKISVRATKIETFDRATVVVPNSELISNRVMNWMHNGSMGRIIVPVGVSYDADPDRVREILLAVADANDYVTSYPAPVVYFMDFGASSLDFDLRCYVQDVNNSLTAKSDLRFEIFRALKEANIEIPFPQRDVHVRSVTLPEELKAAASQQAKKPRKRRARPKADEIDIDDAQTIDTAEGDADAADD; from the coding sequence GTGGCACATTTCAACCCTGTTCATCGCTTCCTGATCATCGCCAATCTGACGATCTGCCTGCTCCTTGCGGCTCTCTCTGTTGCCGGTGCACAGACAACACCGACCTCTACATCCAATGGCACAGAATCTCTTATTGCCCGACTGGATCAGATTGAAGCCACTCTGTCACAGACATCTTTATCCGATAAGACCTATGCCGAACTCAGGACAGAGCTGAGCGCCATCAAAACCGAAGCAACAGCCCAGAAAGACCGTCTGGAACCCCAACTGCAGGAAGCCCAGGCCCGTTTTGATGCTCTCAAGCCAGCCACGGCTGAACAAGACAGCGAAGCGAAAACTGATTCACAATCAACGACCCTCACAGATTCCTTGCAATTGCAGCAGTCTGCAGACAATGAACAGGACGCCTCAGAAACGCCCTCTGCTGAAGCTGCCGCAGCCCCCCCGGCCATCGCTGGCACGAACAGCGAAACCGAAGAGCTAGCCAAACGACGCACCGAGCTGGAAACGCATATCTCCGAGTTGGATGCCCAGTTGAAGCTGGTCACATCAACCCTTGTGCGCGCCGAACAGCTGAGCAACCGCATAACTCTTGCCAGACAACAGCGCTTCACGAACCAGTTGCTTGAACGCAGCAACTCGATCCTCGACCCGACCCTCTGGGTAAAGGGATTGACAGGCCTTGCAACAACATGGCGCGTCACTGTTACCCTGATGTCGGATTGGGGCAGTTACCTTTCCACCAAGGGCTCCGAGCAGATCTGGCAGATACTCGCAACACTGACCTTCGTCTTCCTGCTCATTTTCGGCCCCTTGCGTATCCTGCTCTTCACCGGACTGTCGCGCCTTGCAAGCCTTGAATCGCCAACAGCCTTGCAGCGCAGCTATTTTGCCAGCTGGGCTGTGCTGGTCTATACGATTTTCCCCATTTCCATCTTTTGGGCGCTTACGCTCATTCTGAGCAACGCAAACCTGCTGCCCGGCCGCATTGAGATATTGTTCCAGCATCTGTCCTTCGTGGTCTTTGCCGGGTCTCTATCCTATGGCCTTGCGCGGGTACTGCTGGCACCGGGCCGACCAAGCTATCGCCCTCTCAATCTGGAAACAGGCGATGCGACTCGCCTCTTCAGCATTGCGCTGGCCCTGACCATCACCTTTATGGTGGAAACCCTGTTTGATGAAGTGGACGAACTGCTCTTCGCTCCGCTGGAAACCACGATATTCGTCAATGGAGTGGCATCATTCCTGGTTGCCATATTGGTTTCCCTTGGTTTGCGCATGCTGATCGCCGCACAGCCTGAGAATGATGGCACAACAGTCCTAGAAGAAGAGAAGCAGGGTGGCTTTTCCCTACCCCGCTTCATTCGTTTTCTTCAGCCTCTGATCTGGCTTATCTGCCTGATCACGGCTGCAGCGCCTATTCTGGGCTATGTCTCGCTGGGTGCCTTTGTGGCCGAACAGTTGGGGCGCTTGTTCGTTATTCTTGGCCTACTGGGTATCTTCTCGGCCCTCATAGACAATTTCCTACTGGAGCATCTTAACTCGGCGGAAGGCCCCAAGAAACGCATATCGAAGGCCATCGGCGTTTCCACCAGTGCAGTCAACCAACTCGGTGTTCTGCTGAACGGCATCGTCCGAATTTTCCTTTATATCACTGCGGCCCTACTGATCTTCACCCCGTGGGGCGTTGAATCAACCGACTTCATAACCTCGCTGCAAAATGCCATTTTCAGCGTCAAACTGGGCGATCTGACCATCTCGCCAATCAATATCGTTGGCGCACTGGTGGTCTTCATCATTGCCATCGTACTGCTCAAGAGTGTCGAACGCTGGATAGAACAGCGCTGGTTGCCTGCCACCAATCTCGATTCAGGGCTCAAAAGCTCAATCCAGACCAGCCTTGGCTATCTGGGCGTCATCATCGCTGCGATGATCTCTTTCTCCTATGTGGGGCTTGATCTTTCCAACATTGCATTGGTAGCCGGTGCCCTTTCCGTTGGTATCGGTTTTGGCTTGCAGAGCATCGTCAACAACTTCGTCTCCGGCCTTATCCTGTTGGTGGAACGTCCCATCAAGACCGGTGATTGGGTCGTCGTTGGCGCCGATCAGGGCTACATCAAGAAAATTTCCGTGCGCGCCACCAAGATCGAAACCTTCGACCGAGCCACGGTTGTTGTACCTAACTCGGAGCTGATCTCCAACCGGGTCATGAACTGGATGCATAATGGCTCCATGGGCCGCATCATCGTGCCCGTTGGCGTTTCCTATGATGCGGATCCGGACCGCGTACGCGAAATTCTGCTCGCGGTGGCCGATGCCAATGACTATGTCACCAGCTATCCGGCCCCTGTCGTCTACTTCATGGACTTCGGTGCATCCTCTCTCGATTTTGATTTGCGTTGCTATGTGCAAGACGTCAACAACTCCCTGACCGCAAAAAGCGATTTGCGTTTTGAGATTTTCCGGGCTCTGAAAGAGGCCAATATCGAAATTCCATTCCCGCAGCGCGATGTTCATGTGCGCTCGGTCACCCTTCCTGAAGAATTGAAAGCCGCCGCATCACAGCAGGCAAAAAAGCCGCGTAAAAGACGCGCGCGCCCTAAAGCCGACGAAATTGATATCGATGATGCGCAAACCATAGACACAGCAGAAGGTGACGCCGATGCGGCCGATGACTAA
- a CDS encoding CAP domain-containing protein: MTKTRMMAAAVATLLVASCSGGPGPSSPAMYDNLGRGDVSVNPQEALNMINAYRKRHGLSTLTLSEKLNAAAQEEADAMAKAVKVSHALTPDLTLIKRLKRANYDPVLATENIGAGYWTLAEAFSGWRDSRRHNKNMLKEGVTEMGIATQFRGDAKYKVFWSLILAKPDDGINRQPLSQTRPNSLFAQ; encoded by the coding sequence ATGACTAAGACCAGAATGATGGCCGCAGCAGTGGCGACATTGCTTGTTGCAAGCTGCTCGGGCGGACCGGGGCCAAGCTCTCCGGCCATGTATGACAATCTTGGTCGAGGCGATGTCAGCGTCAACCCGCAGGAGGCGCTGAACATGATCAACGCCTACCGCAAGCGCCATGGCCTCTCCACCCTCACGTTGAGTGAAAAGCTCAACGCTGCGGCTCAGGAAGAGGCAGACGCCATGGCCAAGGCAGTCAAGGTCAGCCACGCTCTCACGCCGGATCTAACCCTCATCAAGCGCCTCAAACGAGCCAACTATGATCCGGTTCTGGCAACCGAAAATATAGGGGCAGGATATTGGACGCTCGCGGAAGCCTTTTCAGGATGGCGGGATTCTCGTCGCCATAACAAGAATATGCTCAAGGAAGGCGTGACCGAAATGGGCATAGCAACCCAGTTCAGAGGGGACGCAAAATACAAGGTCTTCTGGTCGCTCATTCTGGCCAAGCCGGATGATGGCATCAACCGCCAGCCGCTCAGTCAAACGCGCCCCAATAGCCTCTTTGCCCAATAA
- a CDS encoding GNAT family N-acetyltransferase: MLQHMTLTQETASLIDQFDNPFIDDVFLRGSEGVFTDGELSCVQSGGYRLPFQRMRNAGSLGMPVAQFLAHGSSPLGGAFFNPEGRYERGEADFHAALDRFAAEAKVDILLWPYFPLEAREYGWLQNWLVHQSGFSEASRSIPMARQHRRAYLNCISDSVSADDSGLHLSRNRRKTTGRQWRRLSELGKLEVLSTQDGLNHDEAIETFLHVEASGWKATRRTALAVDAQLNAFVHTVLPQMIAEDRVRIDLLSLDRRCIGALLCFRAGRGLFTWKTGMDDVYKRYSPGTQILLEVSRQAIADPGIDYIDSLADSGHPIAEHIWDGRRAMALLFIPLNKRGRLAAGVLRTAYANHDNARYWAKRLLGRV; this comes from the coding sequence ATGCTCCAGCACATGACGCTCACGCAAGAAACTGCCAGCTTGATCGATCAGTTTGATAATCCATTTATCGATGATGTCTTTTTGCGTGGCAGTGAAGGGGTCTTCACTGATGGTGAGCTCTCTTGTGTGCAATCGGGGGGATATCGTCTGCCGTTCCAACGCATGCGCAATGCTGGCTCGCTCGGGATGCCTGTTGCGCAGTTTCTTGCTCATGGCAGCAGTCCTCTTGGAGGCGCTTTCTTTAATCCAGAAGGTAGGTATGAGCGAGGGGAAGCGGATTTTCATGCCGCTCTGGATCGTTTCGCAGCTGAAGCAAAGGTTGATATTTTGCTTTGGCCCTATTTCCCGCTGGAAGCGCGTGAGTATGGCTGGCTACAAAATTGGCTGGTACATCAATCAGGTTTTTCCGAAGCATCTCGTTCTATTCCTATGGCGCGGCAACATCGGCGCGCTTATCTCAATTGCATTTCGGATTCTGTTTCGGCAGATGATAGTGGACTGCATCTAAGCCGAAACAGACGCAAGACGACAGGACGCCAATGGCGCAGGCTATCCGAGCTTGGCAAGCTTGAGGTTCTGTCGACGCAAGATGGGCTGAATCATGATGAGGCCATAGAAACCTTCCTGCACGTTGAAGCTTCGGGTTGGAAGGCCACCAGGCGCACGGCGCTGGCTGTTGATGCACAGTTGAATGCCTTTGTTCATACCGTCTTGCCTCAGATGATCGCCGAAGATCGGGTGCGGATTGACCTGCTGTCGCTTGACCGGCGCTGTATCGGCGCACTGCTCTGTTTCCGGGCTGGGCGCGGGCTTTTTACTTGGAAGACCGGAATGGACGATGTCTATAAGCGCTATTCCCCCGGTACTCAGATTCTTCTGGAGGTAAGTCGACAGGCTATCGCCGATCCGGGGATCGATTATATTGATAGCCTTGCTGACAGTGGGCATCCGATTGCTGAGCATATTTGGGATGGGAGAAGAGCCATGGCCCTCCTATTCATTCCGCTCAACAAGCGTGGCAGACTTGCGGCTGGCGTTTTGCGCACAGCTTATGCCAACCACGATAATGCCCGTTATTGGGCAAAGAGGCTATTGGGGCGCGTTTGA
- a CDS encoding DUF924 family protein has product MTEPHDVLNFWFSADPKLWFSKNAAFDMRIRVAFGLALDDARAGRLQHWEEDLRGKQALIILLDQFSRNLFRGLPEAFSHDDVALRLAYEMVDMPKWDDLDAAEQQFAVMPMMHSEALEDQKNCLAWMKRIGVGGAISAAQEHYDIIAQFGRFPHRNAILGRETTEAERAFLAGGGFSG; this is encoded by the coding sequence ATGACCGAACCACATGATGTATTGAATTTCTGGTTTTCTGCTGATCCGAAGCTCTGGTTCAGCAAGAATGCGGCCTTTGACATGCGCATCCGCGTGGCGTTCGGATTGGCTTTGGACGATGCCCGCGCGGGGCGTCTTCAGCATTGGGAAGAGGATCTTCGGGGCAAGCAGGCGCTGATCATTCTGCTTGATCAATTTTCACGGAACCTTTTCCGTGGGCTTCCCGAGGCATTCTCTCATGATGATGTCGCCCTGAGGCTGGCCTATGAGATGGTTGATATGCCCAAGTGGGATGATCTCGATGCAGCCGAGCAGCAGTTTGCGGTTATGCCGATGATGCATTCGGAGGCGCTTGAGGATCAGAAAAATTGTCTGGCATGGATGAAGCGGATTGGCGTCGGGGGAGCGATCAGTGCCGCACAGGAGCATTATGATATTATCGCGCAGTTTGGACGCTTTCCGCACCGCAATGCGATATTGGGGCGGGAGACAACAGAAGCTGAACGCGCTTTCCTCGCAGGCGGCGGCTTTTCTGGTTAG
- a CDS encoding sulfurtransferase TusA family protein, which yields MKDLDLTGLKCPLPVLHTQKALGQMPAGARLRVVATDPMAAIDLPHFCNQKGHKLLESSKESNALTFIIEKGSQATES from the coding sequence ATGAAAGATCTGGATCTTACAGGCCTCAAATGCCCCTTGCCTGTTCTGCATACTCAGAAAGCCCTCGGACAAATGCCTGCAGGCGCTCGGCTGCGCGTTGTCGCAACCGACCCCATGGCAGCGATCGATCTGCCTCATTTCTGCAATCAGAAAGGCCACAAACTGCTGGAAAGCAGCAAGGAGAGCAACGCCCTGACCTTTATCATTGAAAAGGGATCACAGGCGACAGAAAGCTGA
- a CDS encoding D-alanyl-D-alanine carboxypeptidase family protein → MIDLSVIRCPRLSIKRAVCRPVVLAFLMLAGIFHAHLALANAAANGQGTLPDLEISPNPLLLMDVATGNVLYQRDANKKWYPASLTKLMSAYVIFKAIEAGEISEDSVLTVSKHALSYPPSKMGFPVGTKLTVGNALRMMLVKSANDIAAALAERVAGSEPAFAKRMNAEAQRLGMHASHFVNANGLYASGHVSSARDMALVARQILVEFPQYRTLFQIPAIRHGKKVLRSYNTLLEHFRGANGMKTGFVCASGYNIVASATRGGRQLLAVVMGAPNSQIRAETAAFLLSEGFRRQDMRSGAGVPITQEAAFGPIASAGNMRSEVCPNGQVKWNPTVKYSSSYLSPRFKLMEPVRVYAGARSVERPVILPQNLAQLPLYAPRDKSVLPLKQQKGSQIKLAQLPRAKP, encoded by the coding sequence ATGATCGACCTTTCTGTCATCAGATGCCCGCGTCTGTCCATCAAACGGGCGGTCTGCCGTCCCGTTGTTCTGGCCTTTCTCATGCTGGCTGGCATCTTTCATGCCCATCTCGCGCTGGCCAATGCTGCCGCCAATGGACAGGGGACTTTGCCGGATCTGGAGATCTCTCCCAATCCGCTGCTGCTGATGGATGTGGCCACGGGCAATGTGCTTTATCAGCGTGATGCCAACAAGAAATGGTATCCTGCCTCTCTGACCAAGTTGATGTCGGCCTATGTCATTTTTAAAGCCATCGAGGCGGGTGAAATTTCTGAAGACAGTGTGTTGACCGTTTCAAAGCATGCGCTCTCCTATCCGCCTTCCAAAATGGGTTTCCCGGTGGGCACAAAGCTCACTGTCGGCAATGCGCTGCGCATGATGCTCGTCAAGTCGGCTAATGATATTGCTGCCGCTCTCGCCGAGCGGGTCGCTGGCAGCGAGCCTGCCTTTGCCAAGCGTATGAATGCCGAGGCGCAGCGGCTTGGTATGCATGCATCCCATTTCGTCAATGCCAACGGGCTTTATGCTTCGGGGCATGTGTCTTCGGCGCGGGATATGGCGTTGGTGGCGCGGCAGATTCTCGTCGAGTTTCCACAATATCGCACCCTGTTCCAGATACCGGCCATCCGGCATGGCAAGAAGGTGCTGCGCTCCTACAATACCCTGCTGGAACATTTCCGTGGTGCCAACGGCATGAAGACAGGCTTTGTCTGTGCGTCGGGGTATAATATCGTTGCCTCGGCCACCCGTGGCGGGCGGCAGTTGCTGGCGGTGGTCATGGGGGCTCCCAATTCACAAATCCGCGCGGAAACAGCCGCTTTTCTGCTAAGCGAAGGCTTCCGGCGGCAGGATATGCGCAGCGGCGCTGGTGTTCCGATTACGCAGGAGGCCGCTTTCGGCCCTATCGCCTCGGCTGGCAATATGCGCTCTGAGGTCTGTCCCAATGGGCAGGTGAAATGGAATCCGACCGTGAAATATAGCTCCAGCTATCTCTCGCCGCGCTTCAAGCTCATGGAGCCTGTGCGGGTCTATGCGGGGGCGCGGTCGGTGGAACGGCCGGTGATCCTGCCGCAAAATCTGGCTCAGTTGCCTTTGTATGCTCCGAGGGACAAGTCTGTGCTGCCGCTCAAGCAGCAGAAGGGTTCGCAGATCAAGCTGGCTCAGCTGCCGCGCGCCAAGCCATGA
- a CDS encoding M20 aminoacylase family protein, which translates to MPIINRIAEFQNQIKKVRQDLHEYPELQYDVHKTTTRVIAELKSYGITNITSGVGQSGVVAVIQGKSNKSGRTIGLRADMDALPLHEATGKPYASKVEGKMHACGHDGHTSMLLAAAKYLQETRNFDGEVVLIFQPAEEGGGGARAMVEDGLMDRWNIEQVYGMHNWPGVPAGTFQIRPGSLMASADRIYINVEGSGGHAAKPHECIDTVVVISAIIQAIQTIASRNVDPQDSIVISLCHVEAGFTDNVIPQTGLIEGTVRTLNPETRALAEKRLKEIVEGTAAIYGAKASLNYKRDYPVTVNHAAQTETAVKVAKSIAGADKVVDDVVATMGAEDFSFMLQERPGAFIFIGNGDSAPLHHPNYDFNDEVIPVGASYWAKLVEELLPA; encoded by the coding sequence ATGCCTATCATCAACCGAATTGCCGAGTTTCAGAATCAGATCAAGAAAGTACGTCAGGACCTTCACGAATATCCGGAACTGCAATATGACGTCCACAAGACAACAACCCGCGTCATCGCCGAGTTGAAATCCTATGGCATTACCAACATCACCTCCGGCGTTGGCCAGTCCGGTGTTGTTGCCGTCATTCAGGGCAAGAGCAACAAGTCCGGCCGCACCATCGGCCTGCGCGCTGATATGGACGCCCTGCCGCTGCATGAGGCGACCGGCAAACCTTACGCCTCCAAGGTTGAAGGCAAAATGCATGCCTGTGGCCATGATGGACACACCTCCATGCTGCTGGCGGCTGCCAAATATCTGCAGGAAACCCGCAACTTTGATGGCGAAGTGGTGCTCATCTTCCAGCCTGCCGAAGAAGGGGGCGGCGGCGCCCGTGCCATGGTGGAAGACGGTTTGATGGACCGCTGGAACATCGAACAGGTCTATGGCATGCACAACTGGCCCGGCGTGCCTGCCGGTACGTTCCAGATTCGTCCCGGCTCACTGATGGCATCGGCCGACCGCATTTATATCAATGTTGAAGGCAGTGGCGGGCATGCAGCCAAGCCGCATGAATGCATCGACACGGTGGTGGTCATTTCCGCCATCATTCAGGCCATTCAGACCATCGCCAGCCGCAATGTCGACCCGCAAGATTCCATCGTCATTTCCCTTTGCCATGTCGAAGCAGGTTTTACCGACAACGTCATCCCGCAAACCGGCCTGATTGAGGGGACCGTCCGCACGCTAAATCCTGAAACTCGCGCCTTGGCTGAAAAGCGCCTGAAGGAAATAGTCGAAGGCACTGCGGCTATTTATGGCGCCAAGGCGAGCCTCAATTACAAGCGCGATTATCCAGTGACCGTCAACCATGCGGCCCAGACAGAAACTGCCGTCAAGGTCGCCAAGTCCATCGCGGGAGCGGACAAGGTGGTTGATGACGTGGTTGCCACCATGGGCGCTGAAGATTTCTCCTTCATGCTGCAAGAACGCCCCGGAGCCTTCATCTTTATCGGCAACGGCGACTCTGCTCCGCTTCATCACCCCAACTATGATTTCAATGATGAAGTCATTCCGGTTGGCGCTTCCTACTGGGCCAAACTGGTCGAAGAGCTGCTGCCAGCTTAA